A genomic region of Chloroflexota bacterium contains the following coding sequences:
- a CDS encoding AAA family ATPase translates to MRFERFTERAQDAFARAHEIIQRYRHSQLDAEHLLLALIEQTGGAVQAIFERMNVDVDSLRQRVDSVLQSSPKMYYPYSTGGGQAQVYVTPRVKRAVDVANEEAARLKDDYVSTEHLLLALTTDREGHAGRILTDLGLTRDRILQILPDIRGGARVTDPGAESKYRMLERYSRDLTHLAREGKLDPVIGRDAEILRVIQVLSRRTKNNPVLIGEPGVGKTAIVEGLAQKIIAGDVPEPLLHRRVVQLDLGAMVAGSRFRGEFEERLKAALDEIQNAKGEIILFIDELHTVVGAGAAMGAIDASNMMKPALARGELQCVGATTLDEYRNRIEKDAALERRFSPIFVEEPDVDATIQMLRGLRERYEQHHQVKIDDQAIDAAAKLSQRYVTDRFLPDKAIDLVDEAAAKLRVAIFSMPPELKEMKTHLRELQKEEETAWSARNYEAAAKARAERLALESAFDEKRIVWQKEQGLDEVVDQEDIAEVIAKWTGIPVSKMLQTEADKLLQMEERLHDRIVGQDEAINAISDAIRRARSGLADPKRPIGSFIFLGPTGVGKTALAHALAEFLFDDSDALFRVDMSEYRERHAVSRLIGAPPGYIGYEEGGQLTESVRRRPYQVVLFDEIEKAHPEIWNTLLQVLEDGRLTDGQGHAVDFRNTVIIMTSNIGTEFAQRGGALGFHTGGKEDKDPQLEKDYSEVEESLKRTFRPEFLNRIDEVILFHVLTRDQIKLIVDLQMHEVAERLKEHGIAIEMTDAAREWFAKEGYDPQFGARPLRRLLQRKVESPLSRKLLAKEFQSGDIVIVDASEKEGIVFLRKEGAPAESSVMMEAPPVPVTSE, encoded by the coding sequence ATGCGATTTGAACGATTCACCGAACGCGCCCAAGACGCGTTCGCGCGCGCACACGAGATCATACAACGGTATCGCCACTCGCAGCTCGACGCCGAACACTTGTTGCTCGCGCTGATCGAACAGACGGGCGGCGCAGTTCAAGCGATTTTCGAGCGAATGAATGTGGATGTAGATTCATTGCGCCAGCGCGTAGATTCAGTTTTGCAGTCCAGTCCCAAGATGTACTATCCGTACAGCACAGGCGGTGGGCAGGCGCAGGTGTACGTGACCCCGCGCGTCAAGCGCGCGGTGGATGTGGCGAACGAAGAAGCCGCGCGACTCAAAGACGATTATGTTTCGACCGAGCACTTGTTGCTCGCGCTGACGACGGATCGAGAGGGACACGCCGGTCGCATCTTGACCGACCTGGGTTTGACGCGCGATCGCATCTTGCAAATCTTGCCGGACATTCGCGGCGGCGCGCGTGTGACCGATCCCGGCGCGGAAAGCAAGTATCGCATGTTGGAACGCTATTCGCGCGATTTGACGCACCTGGCGCGCGAAGGCAAGCTCGATCCGGTGATCGGACGCGACGCCGAAATCTTGCGCGTGATTCAAGTGTTGTCCCGGCGTACGAAAAATAATCCGGTGTTGATCGGCGAGCCGGGTGTGGGCAAGACCGCGATTGTCGAAGGGCTGGCGCAGAAAATTATCGCGGGTGATGTGCCCGAGCCATTGTTGCATCGGCGCGTCGTGCAACTCGATCTCGGCGCGATGGTCGCGGGTTCGCGTTTTCGCGGCGAGTTCGAGGAACGGCTCAAAGCCGCGCTCGACGAAATTCAAAACGCGAAAGGCGAGATCATTCTGTTCATTGACGAATTGCACACCGTCGTCGGCGCGGGCGCGGCAATGGGCGCGATTGACGCGTCGAACATGATGAAGCCCGCGCTCGCGCGCGGCGAATTGCAATGCGTCGGCGCGACGACACTGGACGAGTACCGCAACCGCATCGAAAAGGACGCCGCGCTCGAACGTCGCTTTTCGCCGATCTTTGTCGAAGAGCCGGACGTGGACGCGACGATTCAAATGTTGCGCGGTCTGCGCGAGCGGTACGAACAGCATCACCAAGTCAAGATTGACGACCAAGCGATTGATGCCGCCGCGAAACTCTCGCAACGCTATGTCACCGATCGCTTTCTGCCCGACAAGGCGATTGATTTGGTGGACGAAGCCGCGGCGAAACTGCGCGTCGCGATTTTTTCGATGCCGCCCGAACTCAAGGAAATGAAAACGCATTTGCGCGAATTGCAGAAAGAGGAAGAGACTGCGTGGAGCGCGCGGAATTATGAAGCCGCCGCCAAAGCGCGCGCCGAACGCCTCGCGCTCGAATCCGCGTTCGACGAAAAACGCATCGTGTGGCAAAAAGAGCAAGGGCTGGACGAAGTCGTAGATCAGGAAGACATCGCCGAAGTGATTGCCAAGTGGACGGGAATTCCAGTCAGCAAAATGTTGCAAACTGAAGCGGACAAATTGTTGCAGATGGAAGAGCGATTGCACGACCGCATCGTCGGACAAGATGAAGCGATCAACGCGATTAGCGATGCGATTCGTCGCGCGCGCTCCGGCTTGGCGGATCCCAAACGACCGATTGGCTCGTTCATCTTCCTGGGTCCGACCGGCGTGGGCAAGACCGCGCTCGCGCACGCGCTCGCCGAGTTTTTGTTTGACGATTCCGACGCGTTGTTCCGCGTGGATATGAGCGAGTATCGCGAACGGCACGCGGTGTCGCGTTTGATCGGCGCGCCGCCGGGATACATCGGCTACGAAGAAGGCGGGCAGCTGACCGAATCGGTGCGGCGACGCCCGTACCAGGTTGTGCTCTTCGACGAGATCGAAAAAGCGCATCCCGAAATTTGGAACACGCTTTTGCAGGTGCTCGAAGATGGTCGTTTGACCGATGGACAAGGACACGCCGTTGATTTTCGCAACACAGTCATCATTATGACTTCGAACATCGGCACCGAATTCGCGCAACGCGGCGGCGCGTTGGGATTCCACACAGGCGGCAAGGAGGATAAAGACCCGCAACTGGAGAAGGATTATTCCGAGGTTGAAGAATCGCTCAAGCGCACGTTCCGCCCCGAGTTTCTCAATCGCATTGACGAAGTGATTCTGTTCCACGTTTTGACGCGCGATCAAATCAAACTGATCGTGGATTTGCAGATGCACGAAGTTGCCGAGCGATTGAAGGAGCACGGCATCGCGATCGAAATGACCGATGCCGCGCGCGAGTGGTTTGCCAAGGAAGGGTACGACCCGCAGTTCGGCGCGCGACCGTTGCGGCGTCTGCTCCAACGCAAGGTCGAATCGCCGTTATCGCGCAAGTTGCTCGCAAAGGAATTTCAGAGCGGCGATATCGTGATTGTGGACGCGAGTGAAAAAGAGGGCATCGTCTTTCTCCGCAAAGAGGGCGCGCCCGCCGAATCTAGTGTAATGATGGAAGCACCACCTGTGCCTGTGACATCCGAGTAA